A stretch of Aristophania vespae DNA encodes these proteins:
- the lepB gene encoding signal peptidase I, whose translation MSKAKNSASGKKEESLGDFIRQCLIIIVGVFFIRSLLIEPFNIPSGSMIPTLQIGDFVAVSKYSYGYSRYSFPFSLPLFEGRIFGSTPHRGDVAVFRYTQDTSIDYIKRVIGLPGDHIRLEDGKLYINDREVPRDNLGHYAVNDENDRLLSGTRYLENLPREDGKKIVKHEILKMREDDEANNTKEYVVPAGCLFMMGDDRDDSADSRFQGGRETGKCAAPAGNDFLKATDKDLGFVPTENLIGRAQRVMFSIDLKHPSWAFWYWPTEIRWGRTFHGIN comes from the coding sequence ATGAGTAAGGCCAAAAATTCAGCTTCTGGAAAAAAAGAGGAAAGCTTAGGCGATTTTATACGTCAATGTCTTATTATCATTGTCGGTGTGTTCTTTATTCGTTCGTTACTGATAGAGCCATTTAACATTCCGTCTGGTTCTATGATTCCAACGTTACAAATAGGTGATTTTGTCGCTGTCTCTAAATATAGTTATGGTTATTCACGATACTCTTTTCCATTCTCATTGCCGCTATTTGAAGGGCGAATTTTTGGATCCACGCCTCATCGTGGCGATGTTGCCGTGTTTCGCTATACGCAGGATACATCTATTGATTATATAAAAAGAGTTATAGGCCTTCCTGGCGATCATATCCGTTTGGAAGACGGTAAACTTTACATTAATGACAGAGAAGTGCCACGCGATAATCTTGGCCATTATGCTGTTAATGATGAAAATGACCGTTTATTAAGCGGCACGCGCTATCTCGAAAATCTACCTCGTGAAGATGGCAAGAAAATAGTCAAACACGAAATATTAAAAATGCGCGAAGATGATGAGGCAAATAATACAAAGGAATATGTTGTTCCTGCAGGATGCCTCTTCATGATGGGTGATGATCGCGATGATAGTGCCGATAGCCGCTTTCAGGGTGGTCGCGAGACAGGAAAATGTGCAGCCCCGGCGGGTAATGATTTTTTAAAAGCAACAGATAAAGATTTAGGTTTTGTGCCGACAGAAAATCTTATTGGGCGTGCACAAAGAGTCATGTTTTCTATAGATTTAAAACACCCTTCCTGGGCTTTTTGGTATTGGCCAACTGAGATCCGCTGGGGGCGTACATTTCACGGTATCAATTAA
- the frr gene encoding ribosome recycling factor yields MTVELNDLVADLKRRMEGALESLKRDFSGLRSGRASPNLLEPVRVEVYGSVVPLSQVGSIAVPEARMLTVSVWDRSAVGAVEKAIRDSGLGLNPAADGQTVRVPIPQLTEERRVELAKAAARYAENARIAVRGVRRDGMDKAKSFEKKSEISQDDLKGWSDSIQKLTDDYISKVDTLLSEKERDIKQV; encoded by the coding sequence ATGACTGTGGAGCTTAACGATCTTGTAGCTGACCTAAAAAGGCGAATGGAGGGTGCACTTGAAAGCTTAAAGCGCGATTTTTCTGGTTTGCGCTCTGGTCGTGCAAGCCCCAATTTATTAGAGCCAGTGCGTGTAGAGGTTTATGGTTCTGTCGTTCCGTTATCTCAGGTGGGATCTATTGCTGTACCTGAAGCGCGTATGCTGACAGTCTCAGTATGGGATCGTAGTGCCGTAGGTGCCGTTGAAAAAGCAATTCGTGATAGTGGTTTAGGCCTTAATCCAGCTGCTGATGGACAAACTGTTCGCGTTCCTATTCCTCAATTAACTGAGGAAAGGCGCGTCGAACTTGCCAAAGCTGCAGCTCGTTATGCCGAAAATGCCCGCATAGCTGTGCGGGGTGTCCGTCGGGATGGTATGGATAAAGCCAAATCATTCGAAAAAAAGAGTGAAATCAGTCAGGATGACCTAAAAGGGTGGAGTGACTCGATCCAAAAATTGACTGACGACTATATCAGTAAAGTCGATACACTTTTATCTGAGAAAGAACGCGACATTAAACAGGTTTAA
- a CDS encoding RelA/SpoT family protein, which yields MRADGPQPDGPHAAEKDFHPPITGLMRRLEGYLSQTEINEIKAAYDLAAEAHDGQCRDNGEPYISHPIAVAHILAGFRMDKTSIIVGLLHDTIEDTNVTYERLEKQFGRDVAVIVDGVTKLTRLELQSDRTKQAENFRKLVLAMSRDIRVLIVKLADRLHNMRTLHYVQRVDRRQRIARETLDIYAPLAERIGMDRVKTELQNIAFVNLEPEADASIRARLNYLRGQGADMIEEISKELKNLCIEAGIKEVEVTGREKSAYSIWEKMKRRNVAFEQLSDIMAFRIFVPTRESCYLALGAVHAAYPMIAGRFKDYISTPKANGYQSLHTGVTLYRPHSQKIEVQIRTPAMHDLAENGVAAHWAYKENPQDGDETAMLSEGFSSYTRKLRWVQDLLDILEDSQEPDEFLENTKLELYQDQVFCFTPKGELISLPRGATPVDFAYAVHSQVGDRCVGAKVNGRLVPLRHILENGDQIEIMTARGGVPSPSWERFVVTGKARARIRRFVAAQQKQINLDNGKAAIARAFRQEGVKGTEKVLEGLLSSLKQNSLADLYIAVGSGQLNPRDIVGAAYPELGRRGRAPRMVPGLSGKQSSLKETRSERRDDHFEAEILSGIGRGIEINFAGCCRPLPGDNIIGIISQGKGISVHQKTCHNLSAFADTPERLMEVEWSADVLNAKGKEGRKFIARLTVVAGNDPVVLASLTNIASRHESSVVNLRITQRQLDFMEIVVDVQVCNLRHLMNIRTAFNTAEGVIHVERAKG from the coding sequence ATGAGGGCAGATGGCCCTCAGCCTGACGGCCCCCACGCTGCTGAAAAAGATTTTCATCCTCCGATCACGGGGCTAATGAGGCGGCTGGAGGGTTATCTTTCTCAAACTGAAATAAACGAGATTAAAGCCGCTTATGATTTAGCGGCAGAGGCACATGACGGCCAGTGCCGCGATAATGGTGAGCCATATATCTCTCATCCTATTGCTGTTGCTCATATTCTTGCCGGCTTCAGGATGGATAAGACCTCTATCATAGTCGGTTTGCTCCATGACACGATAGAAGACACTAATGTAACTTATGAACGTCTTGAAAAGCAGTTCGGACGTGATGTTGCTGTTATTGTTGATGGTGTCACAAAGCTAACACGTTTAGAGCTGCAATCAGACCGTACAAAGCAAGCGGAAAATTTTCGTAAGCTTGTTTTAGCAATGTCGCGAGATATACGCGTCCTCATCGTTAAGTTGGCTGACCGTCTGCATAATATGCGCACTCTGCATTATGTGCAGCGTGTCGATCGCCGGCAGCGCATTGCTCGCGAAACCCTGGATATATATGCACCTCTTGCCGAGCGTATCGGTATGGATCGTGTTAAGACCGAGTTACAAAATATTGCTTTTGTTAATCTTGAGCCAGAAGCTGATGCTTCTATCAGGGCAAGATTAAATTATCTGCGTGGGCAGGGCGCAGATATGATTGAAGAAATTTCTAAAGAACTCAAAAATTTATGCATTGAAGCTGGGATAAAAGAGGTTGAAGTTACAGGGCGAGAAAAATCGGCCTATTCAATTTGGGAGAAAATGAAACGCCGTAATGTCGCTTTCGAGCAGCTTTCTGACATTATGGCTTTCAGAATTTTTGTACCGACAAGAGAAAGCTGTTATCTCGCACTAGGGGCGGTCCATGCTGCCTATCCTATGATTGCGGGCCGCTTTAAAGATTATATTTCTACTCCCAAGGCCAATGGCTATCAGTCGCTTCATACAGGCGTAACGCTTTATAGGCCGCATAGTCAGAAAATCGAAGTTCAGATTCGAACTCCAGCAATGCATGATTTGGCAGAAAATGGTGTTGCAGCGCATTGGGCCTATAAAGAGAATCCTCAAGATGGCGATGAAACGGCCATGCTTTCAGAGGGCTTTAGCAGTTACACAAGAAAGCTTCGTTGGGTTCAGGATCTTCTCGATATTTTAGAAGATAGTCAGGAACCTGATGAATTTTTAGAAAATACAAAGCTTGAACTTTATCAGGATCAAGTTTTTTGTTTTACGCCTAAGGGTGAGCTTATTTCTCTCCCTCGTGGTGCGACACCCGTTGATTTTGCCTATGCTGTTCATAGCCAGGTAGGGGATCGATGTGTAGGTGCAAAAGTTAATGGCCGTTTAGTCCCTTTGCGTCATATTCTGGAAAATGGCGATCAAATTGAGATTATGACGGCCAGGGGAGGGGTGCCTTCTCCCTCTTGGGAACGTTTTGTTGTTACAGGTAAAGCAAGAGCCCGTATTCGCCGCTTTGTGGCGGCGCAGCAGAAGCAGATAAATTTAGATAATGGGAAAGCAGCCATTGCCCGTGCCTTTAGGCAGGAAGGTGTCAAAGGCACTGAGAAAGTATTAGAGGGACTGTTAAGCTCTTTAAAACAAAATTCTCTGGCTGATCTTTATATTGCTGTTGGTAGTGGGCAACTTAATCCGAGAGATATTGTTGGTGCTGCCTATCCAGAATTAGGGCGTCGCGGGCGGGCACCGCGTATGGTGCCTGGTTTGTCGGGTAAGCAGTCTTCTTTAAAAGAAACTCGTTCCGAGCGGCGCGATGATCATTTTGAAGCAGAAATATTAAGTGGTATTGGTCGAGGCATAGAGATCAATTTTGCTGGCTGTTGCCGGCCACTCCCTGGAGATAATATTATAGGGATTATTTCGCAGGGGAAGGGTATCTCGGTCCATCAAAAAACCTGTCATAATTTAAGCGCTTTTGCTGATACGCCTGAGCGATTAATGGAAGTCGAGTGGAGTGCTGATGTTCTCAATGCCAAGGGTAAAGAAGGGCGAAAATTTATAGCGCGGCTAACTGTTGTCGCTGGTAATGATCCGGTAGTGTTAGCCTCCCTGACAAATATAGCATCTCGTCACGAAAGCAGTGTTGTTAATTTAAGAATAACGCAGCGTCAGCTTGACTTTATGGAGATAGTTGTAGATGTGCAGGTATGTAATTTGAGGCATTTGATGAATATTCGAACGGCTTTTAATACAGCCGAAGGCGTTATTCACGTTGAACGAGCTAAAGGATAA
- a CDS encoding isoprenyl transferase, whose translation MSASLPDSLKFTSDFTPRHVAIIMDGNGRWARSRGASVAYGHREGVEAVQRCVRAAIKQGVQFLTLYAFSSENWKRSEEEIGNLTALLRFYLRHKLSELHEQNVKLQIIGEPERFGKTLNKELQEAQDKTANNKVLTLTLALSYGGRAELVKATKLLIEEVVKGQLSLDDINEQHLSNCLQTASIPDPDILVRTSGEHRLSNFLLWQSAYSELLFLDVLWPDFQENHFSEIIDHYGRRNRRFGGRPR comes from the coding sequence TTGTCAGCTTCCCTTCCCGATAGCCTTAAATTTACATCTGATTTTACCCCTCGTCATGTTGCCATCATTATGGATGGTAATGGGCGATGGGCGCGTTCGCGTGGTGCTTCAGTGGCTTATGGCCACCGGGAGGGGGTTGAAGCTGTACAACGTTGTGTGCGGGCTGCTATCAAACAGGGTGTGCAGTTTCTAACGCTTTATGCCTTTTCTTCAGAAAACTGGAAGCGCTCGGAAGAAGAAATTGGAAATCTGACAGCTTTATTGCGCTTTTATTTACGCCATAAACTTTCAGAGCTTCATGAGCAGAATGTTAAGCTCCAAATTATAGGTGAGCCGGAACGTTTCGGTAAGACTCTGAATAAAGAACTACAAGAGGCCCAGGATAAAACTGCAAATAATAAAGTTTTAACCTTAACACTGGCTTTGTCTTATGGCGGTAGAGCTGAGTTGGTGAAAGCCACCAAACTTTTGATAGAAGAGGTGGTTAAAGGGCAGTTATCTCTTGATGATATCAATGAGCAGCATTTATCAAATTGCCTGCAAACTGCCTCTATTCCTGACCCCGATATTTTGGTGCGCACGAGTGGGGAACATAGATTATCGAATTTTCTTTTATGGCAGTCTGCCTATTCAGAACTCTTATTTCTAGATGTTTTGTGGCCTGATTTTCAGGAAAACCATTTTTCTGAAATTATTGATCATTATGGTCGTCGTAATCGTCGTTTTGGAGGCCGTCCACGATGA
- the pyrH gene encoding UMP kinase, whose amino-acid sequence MNDINTKESLPYKRVLLKVSGEALMGKGSFGVDPEMVEMVAADIAHVAENGVQVCLVVGGGNIFRGVAAATKGMDRAQGDYAGMLATVINALMLQNALERRDVGTRVMSAIHMASIAEPYIRRRAVRHMEKGRVVIFAAGTGNPFFTTDTAAALRASEMECDALFKGTQVDGVYSADPRTNPDAKRYNELSYTEVLTRDLRVMDATAISLSRENALPIIVFNMHAPGAFSAVIRGEGAFTKIVES is encoded by the coding sequence ATGAATGACATTAACACAAAAGAGAGCCTCCCATATAAGAGAGTCTTGTTAAAGGTTTCGGGTGAAGCCCTCATGGGCAAGGGCAGTTTTGGTGTTGACCCAGAAATGGTAGAAATGGTTGCGGCTGATATCGCACATGTTGCCGAAAATGGCGTGCAAGTATGTCTTGTTGTGGGTGGAGGAAATATCTTTCGTGGCGTAGCCGCTGCCACAAAAGGGATGGACCGCGCTCAGGGTGATTATGCTGGCATGCTGGCAACGGTTATTAATGCTCTGATGCTGCAAAATGCTCTCGAACGCCGCGATGTTGGAACGCGCGTTATGTCAGCCATTCATATGGCCTCTATTGCCGAGCCTTATATACGTCGTCGTGCCGTGCGTCATATGGAAAAAGGGCGCGTTGTAATTTTTGCTGCGGGGACGGGTAATCCATTTTTTACAACAGATACAGCGGCAGCCCTAAGAGCAAGCGAAATGGAGTGTGATGCTCTTTTCAAAGGCACACAAGTTGATGGTGTGTATTCTGCCGACCCACGTACCAACCCAGATGCCAAACGTTATAACGAACTGAGCTATACAGAAGTTTTAACACGGGATTTGCGTGTCATGGATGCAACAGCCATTAGCCTATCGCGAGAAAATGCATTGCCGATTATCGTGTTTAATATGCATGCCCCAGGCGCTTTTTCTGCTGTTATCCGTGGTGAAGGGGCTTTTACAAAAATCGTGGAATCTTAA
- a CDS encoding NAD(P)-dependent oxidoreductase — translation MHDRVIGFIGYGAMASLMGRNLAKAGYEILAYTPSGEVPSDDKAVSMLTSPREVAEQSDVIILCVPDDKAEKHVLEGRYGLLAGLKAGQLLLDTSTVSPAQADNLASILSGYEVQSLDCPMSGSTPEAEKGDLILLAGGHEADLKRAKPILDIIGRVTIHTGGRGSAARLKLVINGIMGATMSIIGEAVSYGLAAGIKRDTLFNTLQEVAVISPHHKRKLKMAQEKSFSSQFPTRLMVKDMLLLLDSGRNHSASLLGMAIATQAFEHLNEIHKDEDYSALIGQIEAELS, via the coding sequence ATGCATGATCGAGTCATTGGCTTTATAGGATATGGCGCAATGGCGTCACTTATGGGCAGAAATCTTGCTAAGGCTGGTTACGAGATTCTCGCTTACACACCTTCAGGTGAAGTCCCAAGTGACGATAAAGCCGTATCAATGCTCACATCCCCCCGCGAAGTGGCTGAGCAATCAGACGTTATCATCCTTTGCGTACCTGATGACAAAGCAGAAAAACATGTTTTAGAGGGGCGATATGGTCTTTTGGCAGGGCTAAAAGCTGGTCAGCTCCTTTTGGATACATCAACAGTATCGCCGGCACAGGCTGATAATCTGGCTTCTATATTAAGTGGTTATGAGGTTCAGAGCCTTGATTGCCCAATGTCTGGCAGCACGCCTGAAGCTGAAAAAGGTGACCTTATTTTATTAGCAGGTGGTCATGAAGCTGACCTTAAAAGGGCAAAACCTATTTTGGACATTATTGGCCGTGTTACTATTCACACTGGCGGTAGAGGCAGCGCGGCACGGCTCAAATTAGTCATTAATGGCATTATGGGCGCAACTATGAGCATTATTGGTGAAGCTGTATCTTACGGGCTGGCAGCCGGCATTAAACGCGATACTCTATTTAATACCCTGCAAGAAGTTGCCGTTATAAGTCCTCACCACAAGCGCAAATTAAAAATGGCGCAGGAAAAATCTTTTTCATCACAATTTCCAACACGTTTAATGGTTAAAGACATGTTGTTATTGTTAGATTCTGGGCGCAATCACAGTGCGAGCCTTTTAGGTATGGCCATTGCCACTCAAGCCTTTGAGCACTTAAATGAGATTCATAAAGATGAGGATTATTCTGCACTAATTGGCCAGATAGAAGCAGAACTTTCATAA
- the rpoZ gene encoding DNA-directed RNA polymerase subunit omega, protein MARVTVEDCIEKVSNRFELVLLAAQRARGLSRGEELTIHRENDKNTVLALREIADESVSLEGLRNGIVRSMGHQPEVEPADEEVMDLIPTDQNIFGLQDVTAEEEASYMASDDASRGSRRR, encoded by the coding sequence ATGGCGCGCGTAACCGTTGAGGACTGCATTGAAAAAGTTTCTAACCGTTTCGAGTTGGTTCTCCTTGCTGCCCAGCGTGCAAGAGGTTTAAGTCGGGGCGAAGAACTGACTATTCATCGTGAAAACGATAAAAACACGGTTCTAGCTTTGCGTGAGATTGCTGATGAAAGTGTCTCTCTCGAAGGACTTCGTAACGGTATTGTTCGTTCAATGGGGCATCAGCCAGAAGTTGAGCCTGCTGATGAAGAAGTTATGGATCTTATTCCAACAGATCAAAATATCTTCGGTCTTCAGGACGTGACCGCTGAGGAAGAAGCAAGCTACATGGCTTCTGACGATGCTTCTAGAGGGTCTAGAAGACGTTAA
- the rnc gene encoding ribonuclease III, translating into MDYNEKIIALQKRLGHVFIHSSLLQEALTHRSALVRRTSRRAKRVVQEQHFGRASQNSNERLEFIGDRVLGLVVAEWLFERFPKEQEGALGARHAHLVSRPVLAAIAEKIGLSEALLIAQHEENAGIRELASVKADAMEAILGALYLDAGLEKVKKLIHRFWKNEIDREKTPHKEPKTLLQEYVLGKGNDLPRYELLSSEGPSHAPIFRVEVTALNHVGKGEAKSKRLAESAAAVDLLKKLGQETKSV; encoded by the coding sequence ATGGATTATAACGAGAAAATTATAGCGCTCCAAAAAAGACTAGGGCATGTTTTTATCCATTCCTCATTATTGCAGGAAGCCTTAACTCATCGATCTGCTTTAGTGCGCCGAACATCTCGTCGCGCTAAAAGAGTTGTGCAAGAGCAGCATTTTGGAAGAGCCTCCCAAAATTCCAATGAGAGGCTCGAATTTATCGGTGACAGGGTCTTAGGACTTGTTGTTGCAGAATGGTTATTTGAGCGTTTTCCCAAAGAGCAGGAAGGGGCATTAGGCGCGCGTCACGCTCATTTGGTGTCACGACCAGTTCTTGCTGCAATTGCTGAAAAAATAGGTCTTTCAGAGGCTCTTTTAATCGCACAGCATGAAGAAAATGCCGGTATCAGAGAGCTTGCAAGTGTGAAAGCTGATGCGATGGAAGCTATTTTGGGGGCCCTTTACCTAGATGCGGGTCTTGAAAAAGTTAAAAAGCTCATTCATCGGTTTTGGAAAAATGAAATTGACCGTGAAAAAACACCGCATAAGGAACCTAAAACACTCCTTCAGGAATATGTGCTAGGTAAAGGAAATGATCTTCCACGTTATGAGCTTCTTTCTTCTGAAGGACCCTCTCATGCACCTATTTTCCGGGTAGAAGTAACAGCCTTGAATCATGTTGGAAAAGGCGAAGCTAAGAGTAAACGACTAGCTGAAAGTGCAGCAGCAGTCGATCTTCTCAAAAAATTAGGGCAGGAAACAAAAAGTGTCTGA
- a CDS encoding phosphatidate cytidylyltransferase: MKPFSQWSEFHKRVASSIVLIPVAILCLYYGQWLYNTLILLVMVGLVWEGETLLGQKMTGLRAVLFLLWPLAGGLIALKGDYLSLLYLCGGALLFGFQAWLPVIISIVGGTSLLLLRMRPDGLLEVFFVLGTVIASDSGAYMVGRLIGGPKLAPKISPGKTISGSIGGICTAILLSAVIVRLGLGSWSIEALICGAILSIAAQGGDLLESAFKRRLGVKDSGKLIPGHGGLLDRFDGLLAAAPLAAIFAYLSGPHPFWQFWHYFEQVFGR; the protein is encoded by the coding sequence ATGAAGCCATTTTCACAATGGTCCGAATTTCATAAGCGTGTAGCCTCAAGCATCGTGCTTATTCCTGTTGCTATTTTGTGCCTGTATTATGGGCAATGGTTATATAATACTCTTATTCTTCTCGTTATGGTTGGTCTGGTATGGGAAGGAGAGACCCTGTTAGGTCAGAAAATGACCGGTTTAAGGGCTGTTCTTTTTCTTTTATGGCCATTGGCGGGAGGATTAATTGCCCTTAAAGGTGATTATTTATCATTACTTTATTTATGTGGCGGCGCCCTGCTTTTTGGATTTCAAGCTTGGCTTCCGGTGATTATTTCTATTGTGGGGGGCACTTCACTTTTATTACTGAGAATGCGCCCAGACGGATTGTTAGAAGTTTTTTTCGTTTTAGGAACAGTTATTGCCAGTGATAGCGGTGCCTATATGGTAGGGCGCTTAATAGGCGGTCCTAAACTAGCCCCTAAAATATCCCCTGGTAAAACGATCTCAGGCTCTATTGGTGGTATTTGCACCGCTATTCTGCTCTCGGCAGTTATTGTGAGGTTAGGGCTAGGAAGTTGGTCGATAGAGGCGCTTATTTGCGGTGCAATATTAAGCATAGCCGCTCAGGGCGGTGACCTTTTGGAAAGCGCTTTTAAAAGGCGGCTCGGGGTAAAAGATTCAGGAAAACTTATTCCAGGGCATGGCGGATTATTGGACCGGTTTGATGGGTTGTTAGCAGCTGCCCCTTTGGCAGCTATATTTGCATATTTATCTGGCCCACATCCTTTTTGGCAGTTTTGGCATTATTTTGAACAGGTCTTTGGAAGATAA
- a CDS encoding LabA-like NYN domain-containing protein: MKHVLFSRNDKTSLFIDGLNLYHASRALGFEIDFKGLRQFFVENTHFIRANYYASMIESDEHSPLRPLADWLVYNGYHLIIKKAREYTDHCGKKRIKGGVSVDLAVDLLQQSKRLDHVVIMSGDSDLRRAVSALQDKGIRVTLISTIKTPQPMISNDLRRQADQFIELNDIAHHFIRTG, from the coding sequence ATGAAACATGTGCTTTTTAGCCGTAATGACAAGACATCGCTTTTTATAGACGGATTAAATCTTTATCACGCGAGTCGTGCTTTGGGATTTGAAATTGACTTCAAAGGGTTAAGACAGTTCTTTGTCGAAAATACTCATTTTATAAGAGCTAATTATTATGCCAGCATGATCGAATCAGACGAGCACTCGCCGTTACGTCCCCTGGCAGACTGGCTCGTTTATAATGGATATCACTTAATTATTAAAAAGGCGCGAGAATATACTGATCACTGTGGCAAGAAACGCATTAAAGGCGGTGTCAGTGTTGATTTGGCGGTAGATTTGCTCCAGCAATCCAAGAGGTTAGACCATGTCGTAATTATGAGTGGCGATTCTGATTTGCGCCGCGCTGTTAGTGCCTTGCAAGATAAAGGCATACGAGTCACGCTCATTTCTACAATTAAAACGCCCCAACCCATGATTAGCAATGATCTGCGCCGTCAAGCTGACCAATTTATTGAGTTAAATGATATTGCTCATCATTTTATCCGCACTGGTTAA
- the acpS gene encoding holo-ACP synthase, with protein sequence MILGIGADICLISRIEKVIKRHGDLFLKKIFLPEERLYVDQLNPKMRLGGYAKRWAAKEACTKALGTGFTNGVHFHDILVTRQENGAPGLVLQGAAAKVLEQLVPKGHEAHLLLTLSDDPPFAMANVLIQALPIKTV encoded by the coding sequence ATGATCCTCGGAATAGGTGCCGATATTTGTCTTATATCGCGTATAGAAAAAGTGATAAAAAGGCATGGGGATCTATTTTTGAAAAAGATTTTTCTTCCTGAAGAGCGTTTATATGTTGATCAGTTAAACCCTAAAATGCGTTTAGGGGGTTATGCCAAACGCTGGGCAGCAAAGGAAGCCTGCACAAAAGCGCTAGGAACGGGCTTTACGAATGGAGTGCATTTTCACGATATTTTGGTAACAAGACAGGAAAATGGTGCCCCAGGTTTAGTCTTGCAGGGAGCAGCAGCAAAGGTACTTGAGCAGCTCGTTCCAAAAGGACATGAAGCTCATCTTTTGCTCACATTGAGCGATGATCCACCTTTTGCAATGGCCAATGTCCTTATTCAGGCTTTGCCAATAAAGACAGTCTAA
- the era gene encoding GTPase Era, with protein MSDHNQTHCGFVALVGAPNAGKSTLLNRMAGAKLSIVSPKAQTTRFRTLGIVMREQSQIIFVDLPGIFKPRRRLDRAMVNAAWNGAQDADITLFLIDARKGLQDDVLEIAEKLKKSEKRVWVAINKTDLVSPDQLLPLTKEISQLLNAEHIFMISAQKGSGVDDLLNSLAKTLPLSPYLYPEDDLTDLPDRLLAAEIVREQVFFQTQEEIPYQTTVETESYKDRPDGSVRIDITIYVSRPGHKAILIGEKGHRIREIGMKARQQLESLLGHPCHLFLNVKERAKWDEETARLKALGLADFA; from the coding sequence GTGTCTGATCATAACCAAACCCATTGTGGTTTTGTAGCGTTAGTTGGTGCACCAAATGCTGGAAAATCAACACTTCTCAACCGTATGGCCGGTGCTAAACTCTCTATTGTAAGCCCAAAAGCGCAAACAACGCGCTTTCGTACATTAGGCATTGTTATGAGAGAGCAAAGCCAGATTATTTTTGTGGATTTACCAGGAATTTTCAAACCAAGGCGCCGGTTAGATCGGGCGATGGTTAATGCTGCGTGGAACGGGGCTCAAGATGCAGATATCACTCTTTTCTTAATTGATGCACGTAAAGGCCTGCAAGACGATGTGCTTGAAATTGCCGAAAAGCTAAAAAAGAGTGAGAAACGTGTTTGGGTGGCAATTAATAAAACAGATTTAGTATCACCAGATCAGTTATTGCCTTTAACTAAAGAAATATCTCAGCTTTTAAACGCAGAGCATATTTTTATGATCAGTGCTCAAAAAGGAAGTGGTGTCGATGATTTGCTGAATTCATTGGCAAAAACTTTACCACTAAGTCCTTATTTATATCCTGAGGATGATCTTACAGATTTACCCGATCGCCTGCTTGCTGCCGAAATTGTTCGTGAACAAGTGTTTTTTCAGACGCAGGAAGAGATACCTTATCAAACAACAGTTGAAACTGAATCATATAAAGACCGTCCCGATGGTTCAGTGCGGATAGATATTACTATTTATGTTTCACGTCCCGGGCATAAAGCCATTTTAATTGGAGAAAAAGGGCATCGTATCCGTGAGATTGGTATGAAGGCCCGTCAGCAGTTGGAATCCCTTTTAGGGCACCCTTGCCATCTTTTTCTTAATGTCAAAGAAAGAGCAAAATGGGATGAGGAAACAGCCCGCTTAAAAGCTCTTGGCCTTGCAGATTTTGCGTAA